GTGACTTCACCATAGGCCTTGGTGGGGAAAAGAAAATCGCCAATTTCCAGACGCACCGGGTGGTCCTTACCGGCTGCCAACACCGCAGCCTGGGCCGAGGCCAGGAATCGCTCTCGGTTGTGAATTAACCTGTGCAGCGCTTCGTCCCGAGAGGTAGCTCCAGCAAACACTTCTTCTGCGATGGGCAAAATCGCGTCCCTAACCTGCAGCTTCACGGCTTGATCCGAGGCGAGGTCACTATTGGCAATCACGTGGAGCCGAATCAGGTTATCGGAAGTATAGGCCGGCTCAACGGAATTGTCTCTAGCGATTACCGAGGTACCTAATAGTCCAATAATTAACATGGCAACAAGGATAGCTGTGCTTGTCAGAATTCTGTCTCTGATCTCTTTGTAGGCCAAAGGAAATCTCCTCCCAAAAATTGCCACGAGAATTTTTCCAAGTAATCCCGTCAGCTCGACTTTGCTTCCACAGCCATATGACGGCGAAGGTGCTTCAGGGCAGCCTTTTCCAGCCGCGAGACTTGGGCTTGGGAGATCCCAATTTCCTCGGCAACCTCCATCTGCGTTCGACCATCAAAGAAGCGCATGGTGAGGATTAATTTCTCTCGGTCCGTCAGCTTGGTCATGGCTTCCCTGATACTAATTCCCTCTAACCAGCTAGCATCTTCGCTCTTGTCGTCACTGATCTGGTCCATGACAAAAATTGGGTCGCCGCCATCATGATAAATAGGTTCAAACAACGAGATCGGTTCTTGAATTGCATCCAAGGCAAACACGACTTCTTCCCGGGGCATCTTCAATTCTTCAGCAATCTGAGTAATTGTCGGTTCCTTGGAGTGCTTATTAACTAGACTATCCCGTACCTGAAGGGCTTTATAAGCAATGTCCCGCAGGGATCGACTCACCCGAATGGGATTGTTGTCCCGCAAGTAGCGGCGAATCTCCCCGATAATCATGGGAACCGCATAGGTAGAGAACTTCACGTTCTGGCTCAAGTCGAAGTTATCGATGGCCTTCATCAGGCCGATGCATCCCACTTGAAACAGGTCGTCTACATGCTCCCCGCGGTTATTGAAACGCTGAATCACACTGAGCACCAGTCGTAAATTACCCTGAATCAACTGGGTGCGGGCCGACTCATCCCCTTCTTGCATCGCCTTAAGTAATTCTCGCATTTTCTCATTGGGGAGCACCGGCAGTTTCGAGGTGTTTACTCCGCAAATCTCAACCTTATTCATCGCCAACTCTCCTCCCGCATCCCGCTGACCCCTGTCAGTAGACAAGAGTCCATTGACATTTGTCAGTATTGGCTATCACCGCTGGATTTATTCAGCTACTGCAGGGCTTGCATAACAAAACATCGCCTCGACAAGCGCCCGCGAAAAATCACTTTCCTTTGGGAGGAAATGTCAGCGAACACCGGTAGTATACAACGTGTTACCCTTCTGTCCTCAATTGTCAAGACTATCGGATTACAACCATCCAGATTGGGAGTTGGTCTGCCGTGGGTTATACCTATGTGTTATATCTGGACGTCCTGATCGCACTCTTGGCCGCTAATTTCTTGTTTGACTATCTCCTGCTTTGGGCCACCGGTGAGGTCTCCGGAAACTTCTCTAACAAGAAACGCCTGAGCCTGGGAGCCCTCTTGGGAGCCTTATACTTCTTATTAGTCTACTTCGCTCGCCTCGAATTCATCCCCGGCTACGGATACCTTCGGTTTCCCGTCACCATTCTGGCTGTCGGCGGCGGGATGATTTGGGTAGCCTTTCGCCCTCAAACATGGCGCAAGTTCCTCTCTTTGCTGGGTTTCTTTGTGGGCATCGGCTTAGTCGCCGGCGGTGCCGGAGTGGCCACCGCATATGTGACTGGAGACGGCATGTCTCCTAATCCAATCTGGGGTACCTTGATGGCCATCGCTGCCATTTTGTTGATTGCGGAGCTGGGCTGGGGTGTGGTGCATCGTCGCCTGTGGGAGAAGGTGTATTACGTCCCCATCGAAATCGGTATCGGCGGAAGAAAAACCAGGATCAACGCCTTAGTTGACACCGGTAACAGGCTCCGGGATCCTCTCACCGGCAGAGCCGTCGTCGTTGTTGAGCTGAAGCACTTGGCTGAGATCATTCCCGACCCGCTGTATACAGCCTTGGCCAAGTTCAGTGATGACTTCGGACAGATTGATTCTCTACTCCAGGAGCTAGACTGGGGTTCCCGTTTTTGTCTCCTTCCCTATGCCAGTCTTGGTAACACCAATGGACTGATGCCGGGACTAAGACCCGACTATGTCAAGGTAACCATCAGTGGAGGTCAGCTTAATCTCCATCGCGTAATTGTGGGCATTTGCCAGGAGCCCCTGGATAGTGCCGGAGATTATCACGCCCTGGTTCCGCCTGATGTTATCGGAGCCGTTGCCAAGGAACACTCCATGGATACTGCCAATACCAAGAGGGGAGAGTCGCTCAATGCCTAACCTGATTAAGAAACTGCGATTAGCCCTCAGACTGAGATTAATCCTCTGGCTTGCCAAGCTAAGATATGCGCCAAGATCGATTCACTACGTTGGTACCAGCGAAGTTCTCCCACCGCCACTGACTAGAGAAGAGGAAATCTCCCTGCTGGACCGACTCAAACAAGGGGAAGTCAGTGTTCGCAGCACCCTCATTGAGCACAATTTGCGGCTGGTGGTGTACATTGCCCGCAAATTTGACAACACCGGCGTCCATATTGAGGACCTGGTGTCCATCGGCACCATTGGCCTGATCAAGGCGGTAAACACCTTTGACCCCGACCGCAGTGTAAAACTGGCGACCTATGCCTCCAAGTGCATCGATAATGAGATCCGCATGTTCCTGCGGAGAAACAATAAAACCAAAGCAGAGGTCTCCCTGGAGGAGCCCTTGCACACTGATTTTGAAGGTAACGAAATTGGCTGGATTGATATTCTGGGGACAGAGAGTGACGTGATCAAAAACCTTGAGGAGCAAGTGGATCGGGCACTCTTGGCCGGGGCAATGAAGCAGCTGACCCTGCGGGAAAGCAAGATTATGGAGCTGCGTTTTGGACTCAAGGACGGGCAGGAAAAAACCCAGAAGGAAGTCGCGGATCATTTGGGGATCTCACAATCCTACATCTCCCGGTTAGAAAAACGGATCCTTAAGAAACTGCGCAAGGAAATCAAAAAACTTGACTAGTTAGCCTACAAACCAAAACCGGGATGCTTTTCCGTTAACTCGAGAAAGCATCCCGGTTCTTCACATTCTACTAATTGAGGATCTACCAGCAGTAGACCCTGACAGCAGGCTGCTGTTATTCGTAAGTAGTTTCTGCCAGCGTCTATCTGTCACCGCGGCGACGCAAGAAGGCCGGTATATCGAGATCGTCGTTGGCAAAGGGGCGAATGCTAAACTCACGGGTGGCGGCAGCTTCCCTTCTGCCACCGGTCCTTTCAGCATTGGCTTCCGGCGACTGGCTAGCTGATTTTGTTTCGAATCCCGTGGCAATCACTGTCACTACTACTTCGTCCTCTAGGGACTCGTCGATGACTGCACCAAAAATAATGTTGGCCTCAGGGTCCGCTGCCTCGGAGATAATTTCCGCCGCTTCATTAACTTCAAAAAGCCCGAGGCTGGAACTGCCGGTAATGTTAAGCAAAATCCCCTTAGCTCCCTCGATGGACGCCTCCAACAGAGGGCTAGAAATAGCCTGTTGGGCAGCTTCTAATGATCTATTATCTCCGCGGGCCCTGCCAATTCCCATCAAAGCGGAGCCGGC
This window of the Bacillota bacterium genome carries:
- a CDS encoding sigma-E processing peptidase SpoIIGA; the encoded protein is MGYTYVLYLDVLIALLAANFLFDYLLLWATGEVSGNFSNKKRLSLGALLGALYFLLVYFARLEFIPGYGYLRFPVTILAVGGGMIWVAFRPQTWRKFLSLLGFFVGIGLVAGGAGVATAYVTGDGMSPNPIWGTLMAIAAILLIAELGWGVVHRRLWEKVYYVPIEIGIGGRKTRINALVDTGNRLRDPLTGRAVVVVELKHLAEIIPDPLYTALAKFSDDFGQIDSLLQELDWGSRFCLLPYASLGNTNGLMPGLRPDYVKVTISGGQLNLHRVIVGICQEPLDSAGDYHALVPPDVIGAVAKEHSMDTANTKRGESLNA
- the spoIIR gene encoding stage II sporulation protein R gives rise to the protein MAYKEIRDRILTSTAILVAMLIIGLLGTSVIARDNSVEPAYTSDNLIRLHVIANSDLASDQAVKLQVRDAILPIAEEVFAGATSRDEALHRLIHNRERFLASAQAAVLAAGKDHPVRLEIGDFLFPTKAYGEVTLPEGKYRAARFVIGEGKGQNWWCVLFPPLCLWENVSAADRISVESPAPTNNDESNTWFAGAVEIRFKYFDGNDEPLDRYAKRWEWLLKPTMAWLGITGTTSTN
- the sigE gene encoding RNA polymerase sporulation sigma factor SigE, whose translation is MIKKLRLALRLRLILWLAKLRYAPRSIHYVGTSEVLPPPLTREEEISLLDRLKQGEVSVRSTLIEHNLRLVVYIARKFDNTGVHIEDLVSIGTIGLIKAVNTFDPDRSVKLATYASKCIDNEIRMFLRRNNKTKAEVSLEEPLHTDFEGNEIGWIDILGTESDVIKNLEEQVDRALLAGAMKQLTLRESKIMELRFGLKDGQEKTQKEVADHLGISQSYISRLEKRILKKLRKEIKKLD
- the sigG gene encoding RNA polymerase sporulation sigma factor SigG: MAMNKVEICGVNTSKLPVLPNEKMRELLKAMQEGDESARTQLIQGNLRLVLSVIQRFNNRGEHVDDLFQVGCIGLMKAIDNFDLSQNVKFSTYAVPMIIGEIRRYLRDNNPIRVSRSLRDIAYKALQVRDSLVNKHSKEPTITQIAEELKMPREEVVFALDAIQEPISLFEPIYHDGGDPIFVMDQISDDKSEDASWLEGISIREAMTKLTDREKLILTMRFFDGRTQMEVAEEIGISQAQVSRLEKAALKHLRRHMAVEAKSS